The following are encoded in a window of Candidatus Rokuibacteriota bacterium genomic DNA:
- a CDS encoding cell division protein ZapA produces the protein MTTAARVEFELLGQRFAVRSEAAPEYVRELVAHVERTIKEVAGEGSQDPLKLAVLAALYITDELFRVREAGSKEAGDAARRVGALVRLLDQVVPPSPLSS, from the coding sequence GTGACGACCGCCGCGCGCGTCGAGTTCGAGCTCCTGGGGCAGCGCTTCGCCGTGCGGAGCGAGGCCGCGCCGGAGTACGTCCGCGAGCTCGTGGCCCACGTCGAGCGGACGATCAAGGAGGTCGCGGGGGAGGGGAGCCAGGATCCGCTAAAGCTGGCCGTCCTCGCCGCCCTCTACATCACGGACGAGCTCTTCCGCGTCCGCGAGGCGGGGAGCAAGGAGGCCGGCGACGCGGCGCGGCGCGTCGGGGCGCTCGTGCGGCTCCTCGATCAAGTCGTCCCGCCCTCGCCACTTTCCTCTTGA
- a CDS encoding phenylalanine--tRNA ligase subunit beta yields MKISYRWLTEYVETALSPQAIADRLVSGGLEVAEVQPLVIGLTGVVVGEVEAVERELGVTPSGHRLVLTRVTTGAARFSVVCGAPNVAAGGRAAFAAPGAALPGGRRIDVATIRGARSEGMLCSERELGIGDDADTILLLPADAPLGADLVSYLELDDWVLEVEVSPNRPDCLSVVGVAREVAALTGAPFRVPAVQVKEGEADAASLASVVVEDPDLCPRYAARIITGLSVAPSPARLAQRLRAVGLRPINNLVDVTNYVLWELGHPLHAFDYDTVAEHTIVVRRARPGERLATLDGQERQLTDSMLLIADPERAIGLAGVMGGANTEVTDRTGTVLLESAYFHPASIRRTARALGLATDAAYRFERGADIEGLREALDRAAQMMAEVGGGSVAKGLLDVSAARRPPRRVVLRLGRIQRVVGRCPPRARVTQILRDLGFAVDDRNSDLEVEVPSFRRDVSLEDDLVEEVIRVWGYGEIPSTLPSGSLSLVRRPPQLVQADRVRQVLVGAGLSEVITMSFADPERLKLLGWDPASADVLALRNPLSRERALLRPTLAAGLLELLAGNLHRQNPDVRCFEIGRVFTPGGPEGLAREALNLGIALMGARGARAWYQPREDVDLYDTKGLAEHVLAALRVDGCEARPPGPPFLEPGRGGELLVAGAAVGWFGEASLRVREAFDLPAPVLLAEVFLDRLLVLGAPPLRYAPLPRFPAVQRDLALVVAAEVQAADVTRAVHAMAEPLLRRVMLFDVYTGDQVAAGRKSLAFALVYQAEDRTLTDAEVNAVHARIVERLQQRLDAALRGSR; encoded by the coding sequence ATGAAGATCAGCTACCGCTGGCTCACCGAGTACGTCGAGACCGCGCTCTCCCCGCAGGCGATCGCCGACCGCCTGGTCAGCGGCGGCCTCGAGGTCGCGGAGGTCCAGCCCCTCGTGATCGGTCTGACTGGCGTGGTCGTCGGGGAGGTCGAAGCCGTGGAGCGCGAGCTGGGCGTGACGCCCTCCGGTCACCGGCTCGTGCTGACCCGGGTGACCACGGGCGCGGCCCGGTTCTCGGTGGTGTGCGGCGCGCCGAATGTCGCGGCGGGCGGCCGCGCCGCGTTCGCGGCGCCAGGCGCCGCGCTCCCCGGGGGCCGGCGGATCGACGTCGCCACGATCCGCGGGGCTCGCTCCGAAGGGATGCTCTGCTCGGAGAGGGAGCTCGGCATCGGCGACGACGCCGACACCATCCTGCTCCTCCCGGCCGACGCCCCGCTCGGAGCCGACCTGGTCTCCTACCTCGAGCTCGACGACTGGGTCCTGGAGGTCGAGGTGAGCCCCAACCGGCCGGACTGTCTCTCGGTCGTCGGCGTCGCGCGCGAGGTGGCCGCCCTCACGGGCGCCCCGTTCCGCGTTCCCGCCGTTCAGGTCAAGGAGGGCGAGGCTGACGCGGCCTCCCTGGCCTCCGTGGTGGTGGAGGATCCCGACCTCTGCCCGCGGTACGCGGCGCGGATCATCACCGGGCTCAGCGTGGCGCCCTCGCCGGCGAGGCTCGCCCAGCGCCTGCGCGCGGTGGGGCTCCGCCCGATCAACAACCTGGTGGACGTGACGAACTACGTGCTGTGGGAGCTGGGCCACCCGCTCCACGCCTTCGACTACGACACGGTGGCCGAGCACACGATCGTGGTCCGCCGGGCGCGGCCGGGCGAACGGCTCGCGACCCTCGACGGGCAGGAGCGCCAGCTCACCGACTCCATGCTCCTCATCGCTGACCCCGAGCGGGCCATCGGCCTCGCGGGGGTCATGGGGGGCGCCAACACCGAGGTCACCGATCGCACCGGGACGGTGCTTCTCGAGAGCGCCTACTTCCACCCTGCGTCGATCCGCCGGACCGCCCGCGCCCTGGGGCTCGCCACGGACGCGGCCTACCGCTTCGAGCGCGGCGCCGACATCGAGGGCCTCAGGGAGGCCCTGGATCGGGCGGCGCAGATGATGGCCGAGGTCGGGGGCGGGAGTGTGGCCAAAGGACTGCTCGACGTCTCCGCCGCGCGCCGGCCCCCGCGCCGGGTCGTGCTCCGCCTCGGGCGGATCCAGCGGGTCGTGGGGCGCTGCCCGCCCCGCGCCCGGGTGACGCAGATCCTCCGGGACCTCGGCTTCGCGGTGGACGACCGGAACTCCGACCTGGAGGTCGAGGTGCCGAGCTTCAGGCGCGACGTCTCGCTCGAGGACGATCTGGTGGAGGAGGTGATCCGGGTCTGGGGCTACGGCGAGATTCCCTCCACGCTTCCGAGCGGCAGCCTCTCGCTGGTCCGTCGCCCGCCGCAGCTGGTGCAGGCGGATCGAGTCCGCCAGGTGCTCGTGGGAGCGGGGCTCTCGGAGGTCATCACGATGAGTTTCGCGGATCCGGAGCGGTTGAAGCTCCTGGGGTGGGACCCGGCGTCTGCCGACGTCCTGGCCCTCCGGAACCCGCTCTCGCGCGAGCGCGCGCTGCTCCGCCCGACGCTGGCCGCGGGGCTCCTGGAACTCCTCGCGGGGAACCTCCACCGCCAGAACCCGGACGTGCGCTGCTTCGAGATCGGCCGCGTGTTTACCCCGGGTGGCCCCGAAGGGCTGGCGCGCGAGGCGCTGAATCTCGGGATCGCGCTCATGGGCGCCCGTGGCGCGCGGGCGTGGTACCAGCCGCGCGAGGACGTGGACCTCTACGACACCAAGGGCCTGGCCGAGCACGTCCTGGCGGCCCTCAGGGTGGACGGGTGCGAGGCGCGCCCGCCGGGCCCGCCGTTCCTGGAGCCCGGCCGCGGCGGCGAGCTTCTCGTCGCGGGGGCCGCCGTGGGGTGGTTCGGCGAGGCGAGCCTCCGCGTGCGCGAGGCCTTCGACCTTCCGGCTCCCGTGCTCCTGGCCGAGGTCTTCCTCGATCGACTCCTGGTGCTGGGCGCGCCGCCCCTCCGCTACGCGCCGCTGCCGCGCTTCCCCGCGGTGCAGCGGGACCTCGCCCTGGTGGTCGCCGCGGAGGTGCAGGCGGCCGACGTCACCCGCGCCGTCCACGCCATGGCGGAGCCGCTTCTCCGGCGCGTCATGCTCTTCGACGTCTACACCGGCGACCAGGTCGCGGCGGGGCGGAAGAGCCTGGCCTTCGCCCTCGTCTACCAGGCCGAAGACCGCACCCTCACCGACGCCGAGGTGAACGCGGTGCACGCCCGGATCGTCGAGCGGCTCCAGCAGCGCCTCGACGCCGCGCTCCGCGGGAGCCGCTGA
- the msrA gene encoding peptide-methionine (S)-S-oxide reductase MsrA, translated as MGSQAREVATLAGGCFWCLEAVFEQVRGVEKVVSGYSGGHVPDPTYEQVCTGMTGHAEAVQLTFDPAGVSFRELLEIFFSIHDPTTKDRQGADVGPQYRSAIFYHSPAQQATAGQVIGELDGAGLWGGPIVTEATPVSAFYPAEAYHQEYFRRNPSQRYCQLVVAPKVAKFRKQHAARLKA; from the coding sequence ATGGGGAGCCAGGCCAGGGAGGTGGCGACGCTGGCGGGCGGGTGCTTCTGGTGCCTCGAGGCGGTCTTCGAGCAGGTCCGCGGCGTGGAGAAGGTGGTGTCAGGGTACTCGGGCGGCCACGTTCCCGACCCGACCTACGAGCAGGTCTGCACGGGAATGACCGGCCATGCTGAGGCGGTCCAGCTCACGTTCGACCCGGCCGGAGTATCCTTCCGCGAGCTCCTCGAGATCTTCTTCTCCATCCATGACCCCACGACGAAGGACCGCCAGGGAGCCGACGTCGGTCCCCAGTACCGGTCGGCGATCTTCTACCACAGCCCCGCGCAGCAGGCGACCGCCGGGCAGGTGATCGGCGAGTTGGACGGGGCGGGGCTCTGGGGCGGCCCCATCGTCACCGAGGCGACACCTGTCTCCGCCTTTTACCCGGCCGAGGCGTACCACCAGGAGTACTTCCGCCGGAACCCGTCCCAGCGCTACTGCCAGCTCGTGGTCGCGCCCAAGGTCGCCAAGTTCCGCAAGCAGCACGCCGCCCGGCTAAAGGCCTGA
- a CDS encoding YkgJ family cysteine cluster protein: MQEHLGKPLSLPAGVVYACQGCGACCRNDWLIGVDARSLARLGDVEGGRVDPALPAGKKFVRLPLPLLTGETHTFARTPGGSCVFLTEERRCAIHLRLGYAEKPQVCREFPYSFVETPDGIAVGLSFACTAVRGHQGQPLGERVAEIREVLAGSYRVQRVQEPILLYSGLDIGWDDYRPIERALLDLLGREDVPLLQALLAGTVLITLAVGLAEIERRAAARGEPARESLRGGLEGLRADGYRGVLEVAARLRYPRRASLAYLAPLYTWVELSRTRRSRFAIVWSLYRNYWRFRRGRGWLADFVTGGAALDLASVSKVRFSTGDAETEQFLRRYWSHVLWRKTLTPVHGVFRGYHTLLALWAFMKWCAKLRAHAAGRAETTLEDVKDAVCLVEQRFVLHAQFARLYTLSPVLTVMADRLYQRPTFARAAVLESA; encoded by the coding sequence ATGCAGGAGCACCTCGGCAAGCCGCTCTCGCTCCCCGCCGGCGTCGTCTACGCCTGCCAGGGGTGCGGCGCGTGCTGCCGCAACGACTGGCTGATCGGGGTCGACGCCCGCTCGCTCGCCCGCCTCGGGGACGTCGAGGGGGGACGCGTGGACCCGGCGCTTCCCGCGGGCAAAAAGTTCGTGCGGCTGCCGCTGCCGCTGCTCACCGGCGAGACCCATACCTTCGCGCGCACGCCCGGCGGAAGCTGCGTCTTCCTCACCGAGGAGCGCCGCTGCGCCATTCACCTCCGCCTCGGCTATGCCGAGAAGCCCCAGGTCTGCAGGGAGTTCCCCTACTCGTTCGTGGAGACGCCGGACGGGATCGCGGTGGGCCTGTCCTTCGCGTGCACCGCCGTGCGCGGCCATCAGGGGCAGCCGCTCGGCGAGCGGGTCGCCGAGATCCGCGAGGTGCTGGCGGGGAGCTATCGCGTCCAGCGTGTCCAGGAGCCGATCCTCCTCTACTCGGGGCTCGACATCGGCTGGGACGACTACCGCCCGATCGAGCGTGCGCTCCTCGACCTGCTGGGGCGAGAGGACGTGCCCCTGCTCCAGGCGCTCCTCGCCGGGACCGTGCTCATCACGCTCGCCGTGGGGCTCGCCGAGATCGAGCGCCGCGCCGCGGCGCGGGGCGAGCCCGCGCGGGAGAGCCTCCGCGGCGGCCTCGAGGGGCTGCGCGCCGACGGCTACCGCGGCGTGCTCGAGGTCGCGGCGCGCCTCAGATACCCGCGACGGGCTTCCCTCGCGTACCTGGCTCCCCTCTACACCTGGGTCGAGCTCTCGCGGACCAGGCGGTCGCGCTTCGCCATCGTCTGGAGCCTCTACCGCAACTACTGGAGGTTCCGCCGGGGACGTGGATGGCTGGCCGACTTCGTCACCGGCGGCGCCGCCTTGGATCTCGCCTCGGTCTCGAAGGTCCGGTTCTCCACCGGGGATGCCGAGACCGAGCAGTTCCTCCGTCGCTACTGGTCGCACGTCCTCTGGCGGAAGACCCTCACACCCGTGCACGGCGTCTTTCGCGGCTACCACACGCTGCTGGCGCTCTGGGCCTTCATGAAGTGGTGCGCCAAGCTCCGCGCCCACGCGGCCGGGCGCGCCGAGACCACGCTCGAGGACGTGAAGGACGCCGTGTGCCTCGTGGAGCAGCGCTTCGTGCTCCACGCCCAGTTCGCGCGCCTCTACACGCTGAGCCCGGTGCTCACGGTGATGGCCGACCGCCTCTACCAGCGGCCCACCTTCGCGCGGGCGGCCGTGCTGGAGTCCGCGTAG
- the rny gene encoding ribonuclease Y, producing MTTMYWIGILVLVAGISLAVGYLVHRLYTERLTGDARTRARRILEEAERDAEAKRKDAAIEAKEVVLKARTESERETREHQRELHQAERRVLQKEEQLTRRLDQLDRREGEVQGKERELTNRERGIKEKEDQLATLLESERRKLEVIAGLTAEEAKRQLLARMEEETRREAALIAMRIEEEARETAHQKAKEVLATTIQRLAPDYTVETAVSILDLPSDDMKGRIIGREGRNIRALELATGVDIIVDDTPEAVIISAYDPLRREIARLALQRLVADGRIHPARIEEVVEKVKKEMEQQLKEEGEKACFELGVHGLHAELVRLVGRLKYRTSYGQNCLQHSKEVAWLAGMMAAEIKGDAKLARRMGLLHDIGKALTHEQEGSHPELSAQVLTKYGEPPAVLNAALCGHENIEPATIEAVLVEAADGISAARPGARREVLESYIKRLAMLEEIAKSYKGVDLAYAIQAGRELRILVKSDVVSDLEAHQLAKEISKRIESEMQYPGHIKVTVIRETRAVEIAR from the coding sequence ATGACGACCATGTACTGGATCGGGATTCTTGTGCTCGTCGCTGGAATCTCGCTCGCGGTAGGTTACCTTGTCCACCGCCTCTACACGGAGCGCCTCACCGGCGACGCACGGACCCGTGCCCGGCGGATCCTTGAAGAGGCCGAGCGCGACGCCGAAGCCAAGCGCAAAGACGCCGCCATTGAGGCGAAGGAGGTCGTCCTCAAGGCGCGCACCGAATCGGAACGCGAGACCCGGGAGCACCAGCGCGAGCTCCACCAGGCTGAACGGCGCGTCCTCCAGAAGGAGGAGCAGCTCACGCGCCGCCTCGACCAGCTCGACCGGCGCGAGGGCGAGGTCCAGGGCAAAGAGCGCGAGCTGACGAATCGCGAGCGGGGGATCAAGGAGAAGGAAGACCAGCTCGCGACTCTGCTGGAATCCGAGCGCCGGAAGCTCGAGGTCATCGCCGGCCTCACGGCCGAAGAGGCCAAGCGGCAGCTCCTCGCCCGGATGGAGGAAGAAACCCGCCGCGAGGCGGCGCTGATCGCCATGCGCATCGAGGAGGAGGCGCGCGAGACCGCCCACCAGAAGGCCAAGGAAGTCCTGGCCACCACGATCCAGCGGCTGGCCCCCGACTACACCGTCGAGACCGCGGTCTCGATCCTGGACCTCCCCTCCGACGACATGAAGGGGCGGATCATCGGCCGCGAGGGGCGCAACATCCGCGCGCTGGAGCTGGCCACGGGGGTGGACATCATCGTCGACGACACCCCGGAGGCCGTCATCATCTCAGCCTACGATCCGCTGCGACGGGAGATCGCGCGGCTCGCCCTCCAGCGCCTCGTCGCCGACGGCCGGATCCACCCGGCCCGGATCGAGGAAGTGGTGGAGAAGGTCAAGAAGGAGATGGAGCAGCAGCTCAAGGAGGAAGGGGAGAAGGCCTGCTTCGAGCTGGGGGTCCACGGTCTCCACGCCGAGCTGGTCCGGCTCGTCGGCCGCCTCAAGTACCGCACCTCCTACGGTCAGAACTGCCTCCAGCACTCGAAGGAGGTCGCCTGGCTCGCGGGGATGATGGCCGCCGAGATCAAGGGCGACGCGAAGCTGGCACGGCGGATGGGTCTGCTCCATGACATCGGTAAAGCTCTGACCCACGAGCAGGAGGGAAGCCACCCGGAGCTGTCGGCCCAGGTGCTGACCAAGTACGGCGAGCCGCCCGCGGTGCTTAACGCGGCCCTCTGCGGTCACGAGAACATCGAGCCCGCCACGATCGAGGCGGTCCTGGTGGAGGCGGCCGACGGCATCTCGGCCGCTCGACCGGGCGCCCGGCGCGAGGTGCTCGAGAGCTACATCAAGCGGCTCGCCATGCTGGAGGAGATCGCCAAGTCCTACAAGGGCGTGGACCTCGCCTACGCGATCCAGGCCGGGCGCGAGCTCAGGATCCTGGTCAAGTCGGACGTGGTCTCGGACCTGGAGGCCCACCAGCTCGCCAAGGAGATCTCGAAGCGGATCGAGAGCGAGATGCAGTACCCGGGCCACATCAAGGTCACCGTGATCCGCGAGACCCGCGCTGTGGAGATCGCCCGGTGA
- a CDS encoding TIGR00282 family metallophosphoesterase, whose amino-acid sequence MSVLLVGDVFGEPGRRAVLSLVPALRREHGLDLVIANVENAAAGFGVTPPIARALLDGGVDVLTSGNHVWDKREVLEFIAKENLLLRPANYPPGAPGAGSYVVKAGPLGIAVLNLQGRVFMPTIDCPFRTADALLPQLRAETPVIIVDMHAEATSEKQAMGWYLDGRVSAVMGTHSHVQTADERILPGGTAYLTYVGMTGPVDSVIGVARELAIERFVSGLPNRFEPAKGPAALHGALVRIDPESGKALEIRRLRQLCPV is encoded by the coding sequence CTGAGCGTCCTGCTCGTCGGGGATGTCTTCGGCGAGCCCGGCCGAAGGGCCGTGCTGAGCCTCGTCCCCGCCCTCCGGCGCGAGCACGGGCTGGACCTCGTCATCGCCAACGTGGAGAACGCCGCGGCCGGCTTCGGCGTCACGCCTCCGATCGCGCGCGCGCTCCTCGATGGGGGCGTGGACGTGCTGACGTCGGGCAACCACGTCTGGGACAAGCGGGAGGTGCTCGAGTTCATCGCCAAGGAGAACCTCCTCCTCCGCCCGGCCAACTACCCGCCCGGCGCCCCGGGCGCGGGCTCGTACGTCGTCAAGGCCGGGCCCCTCGGGATCGCGGTGCTGAACCTCCAGGGGCGGGTGTTTATGCCCACCATCGACTGCCCGTTCCGGACTGCCGACGCGCTGCTGCCCCAGCTCAGGGCCGAGACGCCGGTGATCATCGTGGACATGCACGCCGAGGCGACGTCGGAGAAGCAGGCCATGGGCTGGTACCTCGACGGCCGGGTCAGCGCCGTGATGGGGACGCACTCGCATGTCCAGACCGCCGACGAGCGCATCCTCCCGGGCGGGACCGCCTACCTGACCTACGTGGGGATGACCGGGCCCGTTGACTCGGTCATCGGCGTCGCACGCGAGCTCGCGATCGAGCGCTTCGTCTCGGGGCTCCCGAACCGGTTCGAGCCGGCGAAGGGGCCGGCGGCGCTTCACGGCGCGCTGGTGCGGATCGACCCCGAGAGCGGCAAGGCCCTGGAGATCCGCCGTCTCCGGCAGCTCTGCCCTGTATGA
- a CDS encoding DUF1326 domain-containing protein yields MAEPWRISGEYLENCNCEFLCPCLLGPRNERGGAVARPTEGHCDVPLVFQIQAGEYGKVRLAGTHVAVTVYTPGPMGEGNWTAGLYLDERATPEQRTALEAIFGGQAGGPMGFLSALVKTRLPTRVVPIQFGKEGRRRWARIPGVLDVEIEGIEGRDGKSEVWLENVRHFVSRRLAAAKATRSSYRDHSFTWDNTARNGHYASFEWSGP; encoded by the coding sequence ATGGCGGAACCGTGGCGCATCAGCGGGGAGTATTTGGAAAACTGCAACTGCGAGTTCCTCTGCCCCTGCCTGCTCGGGCCGCGCAACGAGAGGGGCGGTGCGGTGGCCCGGCCCACCGAGGGACACTGCGACGTCCCGCTGGTCTTCCAGATCCAGGCCGGCGAGTATGGAAAGGTTCGGCTGGCCGGCACGCACGTCGCCGTGACGGTGTACACGCCGGGTCCCATGGGAGAGGGGAACTGGACCGCAGGGCTCTACCTCGACGAGCGCGCCACCCCGGAGCAGCGCACGGCGCTGGAGGCCATCTTCGGGGGCCAGGCCGGCGGGCCGATGGGGTTTCTGAGCGCGCTGGTCAAGACCCGCCTCCCCACCCGCGTGGTCCCCATCCAGTTCGGCAAGGAGGGGCGGCGGCGCTGGGCCAGGATCCCCGGCGTACTGGATGTGGAGATCGAGGGGATCGAGGGGCGGGACGGCAAGTCCGAGGTCTGGCTGGAGAACGTCAGGCACTTCGTCTCCCGGCGCCTGGCCGCGGCCAAGGCCACGCGCTCCTCCTACCGCGACCACAGCTTCACCTGGGACAATACGGCCCGGAACGGCCACTACGCGAGCTTCGAGTGGAGCGGCCCCTGA
- a CDS encoding LLM class flavin-dependent oxidoreductase — MRFGLFHLLQWHESRTQEQVYREAVEQILRAEELGFDSVWLAEHHFSRYGLCPAVLNFGSYLAARTQRIRIGLAVLILPFYNPLLLAEEAALTDLLSDGRLDFGIGRGYQWSEYLALGIPMEESRERFREALDIILEAWTGERFSYQGKYYQVSNVAVHPRPLQKPHPPLWLAAVSPSTAEMAGREGFNVLFAQTQSFKNLKEMYDLYLRHWTGAGRDPALARTRVARSVYVGETDAEAWREMSDAYDWFLKTQQAVTTPPDGNWELIPESYRHYRENFPKLGKLTYDFIREHVALHGTAARVRERIAMLQREVNLDYLICWMTMGGLDHARAMASMERFAREVMPHFAGLNPA; from the coding sequence ATGCGCTTCGGGCTCTTCCACCTGCTTCAGTGGCACGAATCCAGGACGCAGGAGCAGGTGTACCGCGAAGCCGTCGAGCAGATCCTCCGCGCCGAGGAGCTCGGCTTCGACTCGGTCTGGCTCGCCGAGCATCACTTCTCGCGCTACGGGCTCTGCCCGGCGGTCCTGAACTTCGGCTCCTACCTGGCGGCCCGCACGCAGCGGATCCGGATCGGCCTGGCGGTGCTCATCCTCCCCTTCTACAACCCGCTCCTCCTGGCCGAGGAGGCGGCCCTCACTGACCTCCTGTCCGACGGCCGGCTCGACTTCGGCATCGGCCGGGGCTATCAGTGGAGCGAATACCTGGCGCTCGGGATCCCCATGGAGGAGAGCCGGGAGCGCTTCCGGGAGGCCCTCGACATCATCCTCGAGGCCTGGACGGGCGAGCGGTTCTCGTACCAGGGGAAGTACTACCAGGTGAGCAACGTCGCCGTTCACCCGCGGCCCCTCCAGAAGCCCCACCCGCCTCTCTGGCTGGCGGCGGTGAGCCCGTCCACCGCGGAGATGGCGGGCCGCGAAGGGTTCAACGTGCTCTTCGCCCAAACGCAGTCGTTCAAGAACCTGAAGGAGATGTACGACCTCTATCTGCGGCACTGGACGGGGGCCGGGCGCGACCCGGCGCTCGCCAGGACGCGCGTGGCGCGCTCGGTCTACGTCGGTGAGACCGACGCCGAGGCCTGGCGGGAGATGAGCGACGCCTACGACTGGTTCCTCAAGACCCAGCAGGCCGTGACCACGCCTCCCGATGGCAACTGGGAGCTGATCCCGGAGTCCTACCGCCACTACCGCGAGAACTTCCCCAAGCTCGGAAAGCTCACCTACGACTTCATCCGGGAGCATGTGGCGCTCCACGGGACCGCCGCCCGCGTGCGGGAGCGGATCGCCATGCTCCAGCGCGAGGTCAACCTGGACTACCTGATCTGCTGGATGACCATGGGGGGTCTCGACCACGCCAGGGCGATGGCTTCCATGGAGCGCTTCGCGCGGGAGGTCATGCCCCACTTCGCCGGGCTGAACCCGGCATGA